The following coding sequences are from one Carassius auratus strain Wakin chromosome 15, ASM336829v1, whole genome shotgun sequence window:
- the LOC113115481 gene encoding uncharacterized protein LOC113115481 — MTEDELGKYIVRYGDRLAVRAFCSQRLAACETTKSTALQRLRDKIQKRGSTSANDGGLLSKLSGIGNKHASKETRRLEIGWLHFYKGEFHQVRTRHGGGTRHVTVKKNTSVEELMMIGKDLFFPKGVSSKGPAASYTFEMRDFSQTTIPFSLTVNELYEQSKLRMLRLYVCTMEKDLVSSPQVSSDSSSDFTLDELEREPRVAESTRRTRSMARILGQPLVQSSDPVPVSHSSLIEDEDSFSTSQNSREENWASTPHDHESDDVVCLSEEPGSFVAVSYDLELEDSEIQIGIAHDNFAILDSTLSWNTEDGDPRQNPPLIDQPQTEGSFSAEQLIEESENPESMKEIQSVKVRRVNIVKDVLEIFSKPEVLKQILRVEFTNENAIDDDGVSRELYTAFWEDFLAQCEGEEERVPRLRPDYSEREWQAVGRVWVKGYVDHGVMPIRLSPAFILACIDGVDSVVEELLMSSFFKYLSASEQSVVEKAIQGNLDENNAEDLLDLFSRMGSYCLPPKENIRSAILTMAHKVLLQEPKFIIDCFRTIMPTGILNLTRQSILEAYDSKKATNKKVSQMIKPAKDCLNQQEQLTLNHLQRYVKNLDQRKLETFLRFCTGSTVVCKDKIEVMFNVSCGLGRRPVAHTCGAVLDLPCTYSSYPEFHAEFDNVLNGDCFAMDIL; from the exons ATGACCGAAGACGAACTTGGAAAATATATTGTTAGATATGGGGATCGTCTTGCAGTTAGAGCATTTTGCAGTCAAAGACTCGCAGCATGTGAAACCACCAAATCCACTGCACTGCAGAGATTAAGAGACAAGATTCAAAAAAGAGGCAGTACATCAGCAAATGACGGGGGTTTATTAAGCAAACTTTCAGGTATCGGCAACAAACATGCATCTAAAGAGACCAGACGACTGGAAATTGGGTGGCTTCATTTTTATAAAGGAGAATTTCACCAGGTTCGGACAAGACATGGAGGAGGAACGCGACATGTGACGGTTAAAAAGAACACTTCGGTTGAGGAACTGATGATGATTGGGAAGGATTTGTTTTTTCCTAAAGGGGTTTCTTCAAAAGGCCCAGCTGCAAGCTATACTTTTGAGATGCGAGATTTCAGCCAGACCACTATTCCATTCAGTCTGACAGTGAATGAACTATATGAGCAGAGTAAACTCAGAATGCTACGACTGTACGTATGCACGATGGAAAAGGATTTGGTCAGTTCTCCCCAAGTTTCATCAGACTCGTCCTCAGATTTTACTCTTGACGAACTGGAACGAGAGCCAAGAGTG GCAGAGAGTACTAGGAGAACCAGAAGCATGGCAAGAATATTAGGACAACCACTTGTCCAGTCAAGTGATCCTGTGCCTGTCAGTCATTCATCACTCATTGAAGATGAGGATAGCTTCTCTACCAGTCAAAATTCCAGAGAGGAAAATTGGGCATCCACTCCTCATGACCATGAATCTGATGATGTGGTGTGTTTGAGCGAAGAGCCAGGGTCATTTGTTGCTGTGTCTTATGATCTAGAACTGGAGGACTCCGAGATCCAGATTGGAATTGCACATGATAATTTTGCCATTTTGGATTCCACTCTTTCCTGGAATACAGAAGATGGGGATCCTAGACAG AATCCACCATTAATTGATCAACCTCAGACAGAAGGATCATTTTCTGCAGAACAGCTGATTGAAGAATCAGAGAATCCTGAGAGCATGAAAGAAATCCAAAGTGTAAAAGTGAGAAGGGTCAATATAGTAAAAGATGTTTTGGAGATCTTCTCAAAACCCGAAGTATTAAAGCAAATCCTGCGTGTAGAATTCACTAATGAAAATGCAATTGATGATGATGGAGTGTCACGTGAACTGTACACTGCCTTTTGGGAAGATTTTCTTGCTCAGTGTGAGGGTGAGGAAGAACGAGTTCCAAGACTGAGACCAGACTACTCCGAGAGGGAGTGGCAGGCTGTTGGAAGAGTGTGGGTGAAAGGCTATGTTGATCATGGTGTGATGCCCATCAGGTTGTCTCCGGCATTTATATTGGCTTGTATTGATGGTGTGGACTCCGTTGTTGAAGAGCTCTTGATGtcctcattttttaaatatctgtctGCATCAGAGCAATCTGTTGTTGAAAAAGCTATTCAAGGCAACCTGGATGAAAATAATGCAGAAGATTTACTTGATCTCTTCTCACGGATGGGTTCATACTGCTTGCCTCCAAAAGAAAACATTCGTTCTGCTATTTTGACAATGGCTCACAAAGTCCTCCTACAAGAGCCCAAATTTATAATTGACTGCTTCCGGACCATTATGCCAACTGGCATTCTGAATCTGACCAGACAAAGCATACTTGAAGCATACGATTCAAAGAAAGCTACAAACAAGAAAGTGTCACAAATGATAAAGCCAGCAAAAGATTGCTTGAACCAGCAAGAGCAGCTGACCCTTAATCATCTGCAGCGCTATGTGAAAAATCTAGACCAAAGAAAGCTGGAGACTTTCTTACGATTCTGTACCGGCTCTACTGTAGTGTGTAAAGACAAAATCGAAGTCATGTTTAATGTATCATGTGGCCTTGGACGTAGGCCTGTTGCACATACATGTGGAGCAGTTCTCGACTTACCGTGTACATACAGCTCTTATCCAGAGTTTCATGCAGAGTTTGACAATGTACTAAATGGAGATTGCTTTGCAATGGACATTCTATGA